The Bacteroidota bacterium DNA window ACCGAATCAGAAAATAAAAAGAATGCCGATAGTTATTAAGGATGCACAATATCCGATAAATATAAGTTGGGATATTAATCCGGAAAATGCTTTGACTTATTCAGTTTCATTTATGCCGGAAGGAGGTTTAGGGAAGCCACAGATATACAATGTAGAAACTTCGGGAAATCTGGTAATTCCAAAAATTAAAAATGGGATTATATCACTAACTACAAGTGGTGATATGAATTCAGAAAAATCAAAGCATTCCTATTCACTAAATGAAAATTATCCAAATCCCTTTAATCCAAACACTGTGATAAATTATAGTATTGCTGAGCCCAATAATGTAAAATTACTTGTGCACGATATTCTTGGGCGAGAGGTAAAAATCTTAGTAAACGAATATCAATCAGCAGGGTTAAAAACTGTAAACTTTGATGCCGGTGATTTGCCAAGCGGCGTGTACTTCTACAAACTAACTGTTGGCTCATTTACATCTGTAAAGAAGATGATTTTAATGCGGTAGTATCTTGTATGTCGAAATGCCATTTCGACTTACAGAGCCGGTTTCTCAGCGTGGGAAGTCGGCTCTATTTATTTTCAATCCTTAATGTTTAAAAATTTATTCCACAAATTGAAAAGTTCACCTGTGGCTATTACATCTCCGATGCAATAGTTGGCAATGTCTCTGTATCTCCCAGCTCTGAAGAGGTCGCCTAAATCTAATCCTGTGATTCCTTCGCTTTTCGGACTTTTAATTCCGAAAGCTTTGCAGTAAAAATCTAAAT harbors:
- a CDS encoding T9SS type A sorting domain-containing protein gives rise to the protein PNQKIKRMPIVIKDAQYPINISWDINPENALTYSVSFMPEGGLGKPQIYNVETSGNLVIPKIKNGIISLTTSGDMNSEKSKHSYSLNENYPNPFNPNTVINYSIAEPNNVKLLVHDILGREVKILVNEYQSAGLKTVNFDAGDLPSGVYFYKLTVGSFTSVKKMILMR